From the Leucobacter denitrificans genome, one window contains:
- a CDS encoding FAD-dependent oxidoreductase, producing MADAQGSEFRSSVSTPTLEVDVLVIGWGKGGKTFAAAMASQGKTVAMVEQSSDMYGGTCINIGCVPTKALVHEASVRRRGDDPHTYFTEAVETRDQLIAKLNAVNFAMLNDRDLVTVVDGRARFVAEREVEVEPRGGGSGRAEHLRIVAETVVINTGAVPVMPDLPGADGPRVHDSTSLQHVRPFPKRLAIVGAGPIGLEFASMFQQFGSQVTLLVRGERILPREDADVAGAVASVLTESGIEIRTNTEPTSFEDGDSEVVVRLDGGSALAADAVLLATGRRPATDDLNLAAAGVDIDARGAVVVDDQLRTTAAGVYAMGDVRGGLQQTFISLDDYRVVLDAVSGSGERRVSDRVGVPSTVFITPPFSSVGMTEGEATEQGHRVKTAFAQVVDVKAMPRPKTLRDARGIIKFVVDAETDKVFGARLFHVDSQEVINLVALAMRAGVTASELRDGIWTHPSSTEALNEVLGQLRE from the coding sequence ATGGCTGACGCGCAAGGGAGTGAGTTTCGGTCGAGTGTTTCGACCCCAACACTCGAGGTCGATGTGCTCGTGATCGGGTGGGGCAAGGGCGGCAAGACTTTCGCCGCCGCGATGGCGTCGCAGGGCAAGACGGTTGCGATGGTCGAGCAGTCCTCCGATATGTATGGCGGCACGTGCATCAACATTGGCTGTGTGCCGACGAAGGCGCTCGTGCACGAGGCGAGTGTGCGGCGACGGGGTGACGATCCACACACGTATTTCACCGAGGCGGTCGAGACGCGCGACCAGCTCATCGCGAAGCTCAACGCGGTGAACTTCGCGATGCTGAATGACCGTGATCTCGTAACCGTCGTTGACGGCCGCGCACGGTTCGTTGCCGAGCGCGAGGTCGAGGTCGAGCCGCGAGGGGGTGGATCTGGCCGCGCCGAACACCTGCGCATCGTCGCCGAAACCGTGGTGATCAACACGGGGGCCGTACCCGTAATGCCCGATCTGCCCGGCGCCGACGGGCCCCGCGTGCACGACTCGACGTCGCTGCAGCATGTGCGCCCGTTCCCGAAGCGACTCGCGATTGTGGGGGCTGGGCCCATCGGGCTCGAATTCGCGTCGATGTTTCAGCAGTTCGGCTCGCAGGTGACGCTTTTGGTGCGAGGCGAGCGGATTCTGCCGCGCGAAGACGCAGATGTCGCAGGCGCGGTCGCGAGCGTGCTCACCGAGAGCGGTATCGAGATTCGCACGAACACCGAACCGACGTCATTCGAAGACGGCGACAGCGAGGTGGTCGTGCGCCTTGACGGTGGATCGGCGCTCGCCGCCGACGCCGTGCTCTTAGCGACGGGGCGCAGGCCCGCAACCGACGACCTGAACCTCGCCGCCGCCGGGGTCGACATTGATGCGCGGGGAGCGGTCGTCGTCGACGACCAGCTGCGCACCACGGCCGCGGGCGTGTACGCAATGGGCGACGTGCGCGGTGGCCTGCAGCAAACATTCATTTCGCTCGACGATTACCGCGTAGTGCTCGATGCGGTGAGTGGATCGGGCGAGCGTCGCGTCAGCGACCGCGTCGGCGTGCCATCGACGGTGTTCATCACCCCGCCGTTCTCGAGCGTCGGTATGACCGAGGGTGAGGCTACCGAGCAGGGGCACCGCGTGAAGACGGCGTTCGCGCAGGTCGTGGACGTGAAGGCGATGCCGAGGCCGAAGACACTGCGTGATGCTCGCGGCATCATCAAGTTCGTCGTCGACGCAGAGACCGACAAAGTGTTCGGCGCCCGGCTCTTCCACGTCGACTCACAAGAGGTCATCAACCTCGTGGCGCTCGCGATGCGGGCCGGGGTGACCGCGAGCGAGTTACGCGACGGCATCTGGACACACCCCTCGTCAACCGAAGCGCTCAACGAGGTGCTCGGGCAGCTGCGCGAGTGA
- a CDS encoding hemolysin family protein: MIGAVLTLLLGILLTLAIIVACGFFVAQEFAYMSVDRSRMTALAEKGDAKAKRVLAITKRTSFMLSGAQLGITVTGLLIGYVAEPLIGESIGTLLGGVGIDPVVSVLIGTTAALILATIVTMIFGELYPKNLAIASPEPLARALAVPTRVYLVLFGWLITIFDKAANLLLRMVRIEPLEDVDESATPRDLEAIFDESRRSGHLPDELSIVFDRILDFPQRDVEHAMVPRSRVDAVAASTTVGQILSMMSTGHTRYPVVGGQDDPIGIVELIDVLRGNYDPATPVTEVMREPVVLPTAMLLPAALLRMRETRNELVCVVDEYGNFDGILTIEDLTEEVIGEIEDEHDEESTGEVNIGADAWQLSGDVHLDELERIIDYDLPHDDAETIAGLLIHEHGDLLPEGSTVRIDLPERTSEMVEGVAVTRWLEIQVVEVERHVPSQVLVKLFEEDEADAVTELIDGNATDEGVTR, from the coding sequence GTGATCGGCGCGGTGCTCACACTGCTGCTCGGCATTCTACTCACGCTGGCAATCATCGTCGCGTGCGGCTTCTTCGTCGCCCAAGAATTCGCGTACATGTCGGTTGACCGTTCGCGAATGACGGCGCTCGCCGAGAAGGGCGACGCGAAGGCGAAGCGCGTGCTCGCAATTACCAAGCGCACGTCGTTCATGCTCTCGGGCGCACAGCTCGGCATTACTGTGACGGGTCTGCTCATTGGCTACGTTGCCGAGCCGCTCATTGGCGAATCCATCGGTACGCTCCTTGGCGGGGTCGGCATCGACCCGGTCGTCTCCGTGCTCATCGGCACGACCGCAGCGCTCATTCTCGCGACGATCGTCACCATGATCTTTGGCGAGCTCTATCCGAAGAACCTCGCGATCGCTAGCCCAGAACCACTTGCCCGCGCGCTTGCGGTGCCGACCCGGGTGTACCTCGTGCTGTTCGGGTGGCTCATCACCATCTTCGATAAAGCCGCCAATTTGCTTCTTCGCATGGTGCGGATCGAACCGCTCGAAGACGTCGACGAAAGTGCGACCCCTCGCGACCTTGAAGCAATCTTTGATGAATCTCGACGAAGCGGTCATCTGCCGGATGAGTTGTCGATCGTGTTCGACCGCATTCTCGACTTCCCGCAGCGCGACGTTGAGCACGCGATGGTTCCGAGATCCCGCGTCGACGCCGTCGCCGCAAGCACTACGGTGGGCCAGATCCTCTCGATGATGTCGACCGGACACACGCGATACCCGGTGGTTGGCGGACAAGACGATCCAATTGGCATAGTCGAACTCATCGACGTCTTGCGCGGCAACTACGACCCCGCCACCCCGGTCACCGAGGTGATGCGTGAGCCCGTCGTACTCCCAACGGCGATGCTGCTCCCGGCCGCACTGCTCCGCATGCGCGAGACCCGCAATGAACTCGTGTGCGTCGTCGATGAGTACGGCAACTTCGACGGAATTCTCACCATCGAAGACCTCACCGAAGAAGTGATCGGCGAGATCGAGGACGAGCACGACGAAGAGTCAACGGGCGAAGTGAACATCGGGGCCGACGCCTGGCAGCTCTCGGGCGACGTGCACCTCGACGAGCTCGAGCGAATCATCGACTACGATCTCCCCCACGACGACGCCGAAACCATTGCGGGCCTCCTGATCCACGAACACGGCGACCTGCTGCCCGAGGGCAGCACCGTGCGCATCGATCTGCCCGAGCGCACCTCAGAAATGGTCGAGGGCGTCGCGGTCACGCGCTGGCTCGAGATTCAAGTGGTCGAGGTTGAACGGCACGTGCCCTCGCAGGTGCTCGTGAAGTTGTTTGAAGAAGACGAGGCAGATGCGGTGACTGAGCTCATCGATGGCAATGCTACGGACGAGGGGGTGACGCGATGA
- a CDS encoding NADPH-dependent FMN reductase: MSYKVGYFVGSLSSTSVNRILSKALINVAPDDLEFTEIPIRQLPLYSPDYDADYPAEGKALKQAIEASDAILFVTPEYNRSIPGALKNAIDWASRPWGQNSFDHMPTAVAGASIGVIGTAVAQQSLRAVMSFCNARQMTAPEAYIHFNPDVYQDDGTITNADTEEFLRGFMAEFREHIERVHTVLPRSS, translated from the coding sequence ATGTCATACAAGGTTGGTTACTTCGTCGGAAGCCTCTCGTCCACCTCGGTGAATCGGATCCTCTCGAAGGCGCTCATCAACGTCGCGCCAGATGATCTCGAGTTCACGGAGATCCCGATCCGCCAATTGCCGCTCTACAGCCCCGATTACGACGCCGACTACCCGGCCGAGGGCAAGGCGCTCAAGCAGGCGATCGAGGCAAGCGACGCAATTCTCTTTGTGACGCCCGAGTACAACCGGTCTATTCCCGGCGCGCTCAAGAATGCCATCGACTGGGCGTCGCGGCCATGGGGTCAGAACTCGTTCGACCACATGCCCACCGCGGTCGCGGGTGCGTCGATCGGCGTTATCGGAACGGCTGTAGCCCAGCAGTCGCTGCGCGCCGTAATGTCGTTCTGCAATGCGCGCCAGATGACCGCACCCGAGGCGTACATCCATTTCAATCCAGACGTGTACCAAGACGACGGCACCATTACCAATGCAGACACCGAAGAGTTTCTCCGGGGCTTCATGGCCGAATTCCGTGAGCACATCGAACGCGTGCACACCGTGCTGCCGCGGAGCTCGTGA
- a CDS encoding PQQ-dependent sugar dehydrogenase: MMSRWQDRRALTVSGAALVAALSLALVAGCSGGTGGGLYGPRVAPPQNEEEVPGLGTVEVIAEGLEVPWSVALVPADNTGDEGSEDFTALVSERDTARILEIEGGANSDRTTREVARIDGVTPRGEGGLLGIAVHEGYLYAYFTAADGNRVERFALEGDPGELTLGDPQVIIDEIPAAGNHNGGRIAFGPDGMLYVTAGDAGDAGLAQDPDSLAGKILRLTPEGDVPPDNPSNGSPVFTLGHRNPQGIAWASDGTMIASEFGQNTWDELNVIDAGNNYGWPEVEGIGDEVGFVDPVQQWATSEASPSGIATAGDTVFVANLRGERLRAVPLADLGTSTEYFVGENGRLRDVVVAPDGALWVLTNNTDGRGSPRDGDDRILRIELEGSDVTHSGDRIDRWAGALDRRVAA, encoded by the coding sequence ATGATGAGTCGGTGGCAGGATCGCAGGGCTCTGACTGTTTCTGGAGCCGCACTCGTCGCCGCGCTTTCGCTCGCGCTCGTCGCGGGTTGCTCGGGCGGCACCGGTGGTGGTTTGTACGGCCCGAGGGTGGCTCCGCCTCAGAACGAAGAGGAGGTGCCCGGCCTCGGCACGGTCGAGGTGATCGCTGAGGGGCTCGAGGTTCCGTGGTCTGTCGCGTTAGTCCCGGCAGACAACACTGGCGACGAAGGCTCAGAAGACTTCACCGCCCTCGTGAGCGAACGAGACACCGCCCGAATCCTCGAAATCGAAGGCGGCGCTAACTCCGACCGCACCACGCGCGAGGTCGCGAGGATCGACGGCGTGACGCCCAGGGGAGAGGGCGGCCTGCTCGGGATTGCGGTGCATGAGGGGTATCTGTACGCCTACTTCACGGCGGCAGACGGCAACCGGGTTGAGCGCTTCGCACTCGAGGGAGACCCAGGCGAGCTGACGCTTGGCGATCCACAAGTGATCATCGACGAGATCCCCGCGGCCGGCAACCACAACGGCGGGCGCATCGCGTTCGGCCCAGACGGCATGCTCTACGTGACCGCGGGCGACGCGGGTGACGCCGGGCTCGCGCAAGACCCCGACTCGCTCGCGGGCAAGATTCTGCGGCTCACCCCAGAGGGCGACGTGCCGCCAGACAATCCAAGCAACGGCTCACCCGTCTTCACCCTCGGGCACCGAAACCCGCAGGGCATCGCGTGGGCGAGCGACGGAACCATGATCGCGAGCGAGTTCGGCCAGAACACCTGGGATGAACTCAACGTCATCGATGCGGGCAACAACTACGGGTGGCCCGAGGTCGAGGGCATCGGCGACGAGGTCGGCTTCGTGGATCCGGTGCAGCAGTGGGCGACGAGCGAGGCGAGCCCGAGCGGCATCGCGACCGCGGGCGACACGGTGTTTGTTGCGAACCTGCGCGGTGAGCGACTGCGGGCGGTGCCGCTGGCAGATCTGGGCACGTCGACCGAGTACTTCGTGGGGGAAAACGGGCGCCTGCGTGATGTGGTGGTGGCTCCCGATGGTGCGCTCTGGGTGCTGACGAACAACACCGATGGGCGGGGCAGCCCGCGCGACGGCGACGACCGCATTCTGCGCATCGAGCTTGAGGGGAGTGATGTCACGCATTCTGGTGACCGGATCGACCGATGGGCTGGGGCGCTCGACCGCCGAGTCGCTGCTTGA